One window of Alteriqipengyuania lutimaris genomic DNA carries:
- a CDS encoding potassium channel family protein, with translation MSRSEQQVERVGKGAAARDVRGPKFQPLRRALKVPVWGDLTIRLGLALGLIFLVVMIHWWDREGLVDNLDGEVSFLDVVYFTMISITTTGFGDIAPITDRARLVEAVIVTPVRFAVLFIFVGTAYNFIIQRSWEKFRMNRIQEKLADHVVVLGYGVSGSESVNELIERGTEPECIVVIDPSEERLAEAEALGCNIMAADATRDETLKAVKIDRAQSVLVSAGRDDTSILIVLTVRALAPAVPISVVVRASDNESIARQAGADNVINPVHFTGLLLAGSVKGAHIADYLADLASISGRVQLVERPVTAEECGCAISDLRTGGRGLRIYRNGEALGFWEDECQSLRPGDIVVEIVPTVEGEERGDGSDNGRAKQAEARR, from the coding sequence ATGAGCCGCAGCGAACAGCAGGTCGAGAGGGTCGGCAAAGGTGCGGCCGCGCGCGACGTGCGCGGGCCCAAGTTCCAGCCGCTGCGCCGCGCACTGAAGGTGCCGGTGTGGGGCGACCTGACGATCCGCCTCGGCCTTGCACTCGGCCTCATCTTCCTCGTCGTCATGATCCACTGGTGGGATCGCGAGGGGCTGGTCGACAATCTCGACGGCGAGGTCAGCTTTCTCGACGTCGTCTACTTCACGATGATCTCGATCACGACGACCGGCTTCGGCGACATCGCGCCGATCACCGACCGCGCCCGCCTCGTCGAAGCGGTGATCGTGACGCCGGTCCGCTTCGCCGTGCTCTTCATTTTCGTCGGCACCGCCTACAACTTCATCATTCAGCGCAGCTGGGAGAAATTCCGCATGAACCGCATTCAGGAAAAGCTGGCCGACCATGTCGTGGTGCTGGGCTACGGCGTTTCCGGCTCCGAATCGGTCAACGAACTGATCGAACGCGGGACCGAGCCGGAATGCATCGTCGTGATCGATCCGAGCGAGGAGCGCCTGGCCGAGGCAGAGGCGCTGGGCTGCAACATCATGGCCGCCGACGCCACCCGCGACGAAACGCTCAAGGCGGTGAAGATCGACCGCGCGCAGAGCGTGCTCGTGTCCGCCGGGCGCGACGACACGTCGATCCTGATCGTGCTGACCGTGCGCGCGCTGGCCCCTGCCGTGCCGATCAGCGTGGTCGTGCGGGCGAGCGACAACGAGAGTATCGCGCGACAGGCGGGTGCGGACAACGTGATCAACCCGGTGCACTTCACCGGCCTCCTGCTCGCAGGGAGCGTCAAGGGCGCGCATATTGCGGATTATCTCGCCGATCTCGCGTCGATTTCGGGCCGGGTCCAACTGGTCGAGCGGCCGGTCACCGCGGAGGAATGCGGCTGCGCGATTTCCGATCTGCGCACCGGCGGCCGCGGCCTGCGGATCTATCGCAATGGCGAGGCGCTGGGCTTCTGGGAAGACGAGTGCCAGAGCCTGCGTCCGGGCGATATCGTGGTCGAGATCGTTCCTACGGTCGAAGGCGAGGAACGCGGCGATGGCAGCGACAATGGCCGCGCCAAGCAGGCAGAGGCCCGCCGCTAG
- the surE gene encoding 5'/3'-nucleotidase SurE, whose product MKILLTNDDGIHAPGLEVLEEIARHFSDDIWICAPDEEQSGMGHALTLTRPVRLRTHGKRRFSVTGTPTDAVTMGLRRVMDGDPDVILSGVNRGANLGDDITYSGTVSAAIEGALAGIRSIALSQVTSKEGAATDDTFEAARMWGPKVLGPLLDTPLPRRTLVNVNFPALPGDAIKGIRAVRQGFHDYSRGTVVEGRDPRGFQYFWFGLQAIEHTLDHGTDLEAIDDGCVSVTPLQLDLTHHASLGELGERYG is encoded by the coding sequence GTGAAAATCCTCCTCACCAACGACGACGGCATCCACGCCCCCGGCCTCGAAGTGCTCGAGGAGATCGCGCGGCATTTCTCCGACGATATCTGGATTTGCGCGCCGGACGAGGAACAGTCGGGCATGGGCCACGCGCTCACCCTCACCCGCCCGGTGCGGCTGCGCACGCATGGAAAGCGGCGCTTCTCGGTCACCGGCACGCCGACCGATGCGGTGACGATGGGCCTGCGCCGGGTGATGGACGGCGATCCCGACGTGATCCTGTCGGGCGTCAATCGGGGCGCGAACCTGGGCGACGACATCACCTATTCGGGTACCGTGTCCGCCGCGATCGAAGGCGCACTCGCGGGCATTCGCTCGATCGCGCTGAGCCAGGTGACGAGCAAGGAAGGCGCTGCGACCGACGACACGTTCGAGGCTGCGCGGATGTGGGGCCCCAAGGTCCTCGGTCCGCTGCTCGACACGCCGCTGCCCAGGCGCACGCTGGTGAATGTCAACTTCCCCGCCCTCCCCGGCGACGCGATCAAAGGCATCCGCGCAGTGCGTCAGGGCTTTCACGATTACTCGCGCGGCACGGTAGTGGAAGGGCGCGACCCGCGCGGCTTCCAGTATTTCTGGTTCGGGCTGCAGGCGATCGAGCACACGCTCGACCACGGCACCGATCTGGAGGCGATCGACGACGGCTGCGTGTCCGTCACCCCGCTGCAGCTCGATCTTACCCACCACGCCTCGCTCGGCGAGCTGGGCGAACGCTACGGCTAG
- the serS gene encoding serine--tRNA ligase, with product MHDIATIRREPEAFDAGLARRGAEPVSTKLLDLDARRRAVLTELQDAQNRRNAASKAIGQAMSKGDTDEAERLKAEVSELKAATLPHLEEQSRTIGGELDDLLARIPNIPAEDVPDGMGEEENVELSSWGEKRSFDFEPREHADIGPALGLDFEIGADIAGARFTFLRGGIARLHRAIGQFMLDRQVNENGYLECNPPVLVRDAAMFATDKLPKFAEDSFQTTDGRWLIPTSEVSLTASVMGKIIEGEFLPLRLTALTQCFRSEAGAAGKDTRGFIRQHQFEKVELVSIVRPEDSEAEHDRMTACAEGVLQSLGLPYRKMLLCTGDMGFGARKTYDLEVWLPGQGAYREISSCSNTGDFQARRMNARYRPERGGKKTEFVHTLNGSGLAVGRTLVAVLENYQNADGSVDVPEALHPYTGGLTRLVPE from the coding sequence ATGCATGATATCGCCACGATCCGCCGCGAACCCGAAGCGTTCGATGCCGGGCTCGCCCGCCGCGGGGCCGAGCCGGTCTCCACCAAACTGCTCGACCTCGATGCGCGCCGCCGCGCTGTGCTGACCGAATTGCAGGACGCACAGAACCGCCGCAACGCCGCGTCGAAGGCGATCGGCCAGGCGATGTCGAAGGGCGACACGGACGAGGCGGAGCGGCTCAAGGCCGAAGTGAGCGAGCTGAAGGCCGCCACCCTGCCGCATCTCGAGGAGCAGTCCCGTACCATCGGCGGCGAGCTCGACGATCTGCTCGCACGCATTCCCAACATTCCGGCCGAAGACGTGCCCGACGGGATGGGCGAGGAAGAGAATGTCGAGCTGTCGAGCTGGGGCGAGAAGCGCAGCTTCGATTTCGAGCCCAGGGAACATGCCGATATCGGCCCCGCCCTCGGCCTCGATTTCGAGATCGGTGCCGATATCGCGGGCGCGCGCTTCACGTTTCTGCGCGGTGGGATCGCGCGGCTGCACCGTGCCATCGGCCAGTTCATGCTCGACCGGCAGGTGAACGAGAACGGCTACCTCGAATGCAACCCACCGGTGCTGGTGCGCGACGCTGCGATGTTCGCGACCGACAAGCTGCCCAAGTTCGCCGAAGATTCCTTCCAGACCACCGATGGCCGCTGGCTGATCCCGACGTCGGAGGTGAGCCTGACCGCCAGCGTGATGGGCAAGATCATCGAGGGCGAATTCCTGCCGCTGCGTCTCACCGCTCTCACCCAGTGCTTTCGTTCCGAAGCCGGGGCAGCGGGTAAGGACACCCGTGGGTTCATCCGCCAGCACCAGTTCGAGAAAGTCGAACTGGTCTCCATCGTGCGGCCCGAGGACAGCGAGGCAGAGCATGACCGCATGACCGCCTGTGCCGAAGGCGTGTTGCAATCGCTCGGCCTGCCCTATCGCAAGATGCTGCTGTGTACCGGCGACATGGGCTTCGGGGCGCGCAAGACCTACGACCTCGAAGTATGGCTGCCCGGCCAGGGCGCATATCGCGAGATTTCCAGCTGTTCCAACACCGGCGATTTCCAGGCGCGGCGGATGAACGCACGCTACCGGCCCGAGCGGGGCGGGAAGAAGACCGAGTTCGTCCATACGCTCAACGGATCGGGCCTGGCGGTCGGCCGGACACTGGTGGCGGTGCTTGAGAATTATCAGAATGCCGACGGTTCGGTCGACGTGCCCGAGGCGCTGCATCCCTATACGGGCGGCCTGACCCGGCTGGTGCCGGAGTAA
- a CDS encoding sulfotransferase family protein codes for MSTHAAPRRTPFIDIAQTAIGLGQKLGLVAPSRLEKTALMDHAAAETGLDDFGDPWFEQPFGVLLDSIREEARLNTAGEFAARLQFGKVLRDRLLAFDWFRRHPEILERSIKRPVVIVGPMRSGTTRLHRLLASDHRFSHMRSFETIAPVPRPDFEEVLAGRKRDFRPTLAKRVMMIARLANPRTLSIHPTGPMQPEEELGLLVNSMYGMKHEAQWRVPTYGRWCERIDATPAYRHLADLLRLIGWSQQVSEIRPWILKTPQHMLDLPALLNVFPDARIIFTHRDPTKVVGSAASLAWNQTAIHSDEVTPYEVGEEWMRKSVLQVERMMAARSLVPAERRIDIGYDAMERDWQGTMARIYAFLDLDMAPAVPAMQRYQERTRNLKRKPHKYSLAQFGLEEAEVRNRFTAYAARFGIPDEGAGTAERASDSDSPIANPTFGRTAGTH; via the coding sequence ATGAGCACTCACGCGGCCCCCAGGCGCACGCCCTTCATCGACATTGCGCAGACTGCGATCGGGTTGGGTCAGAAGCTAGGCCTGGTGGCGCCTTCGCGGCTCGAAAAGACGGCATTGATGGACCATGCGGCGGCGGAGACTGGGCTCGACGATTTTGGCGATCCGTGGTTCGAGCAGCCCTTCGGAGTCCTGCTCGATTCGATCCGCGAGGAAGCGCGGCTCAACACCGCCGGAGAATTCGCAGCGCGGCTGCAATTCGGCAAGGTCCTGCGCGACCGGCTGTTGGCGTTCGACTGGTTCAGGCGCCATCCCGAAATCCTCGAACGTTCGATCAAGCGCCCGGTGGTGATCGTGGGCCCGATGCGTTCCGGCACCACGCGGCTGCATCGCCTGCTCGCCAGCGATCATCGCTTCAGTCACATGCGCAGCTTCGAGACAATCGCACCCGTTCCGCGCCCCGATTTCGAAGAGGTTCTCGCCGGTCGAAAGCGCGACTTCCGCCCAACGCTGGCAAAGCGCGTGATGATGATCGCGCGGCTGGCCAATCCGCGCACGCTGTCGATCCATCCGACCGGACCAATGCAGCCCGAGGAAGAGCTCGGCCTGCTGGTCAACTCGATGTACGGGATGAAGCACGAGGCCCAGTGGCGCGTGCCGACCTACGGCCGCTGGTGCGAGCGGATCGATGCGACGCCCGCCTATCGCCACCTCGCGGACCTTTTGCGCCTGATCGGCTGGTCACAGCAGGTGAGCGAGATTCGCCCGTGGATTCTCAAGACCCCGCAGCACATGCTCGATCTGCCTGCCTTGCTGAATGTGTTCCCCGATGCGCGGATCATCTTCACCCATCGCGACCCGACCAAGGTGGTGGGCAGCGCCGCTTCGCTCGCCTGGAACCAGACGGCGATCCATTCCGACGAGGTCACGCCCTACGAAGTCGGCGAGGAATGGATGCGCAAGAGCGTGCTGCAGGTCGAGCGGATGATGGCGGCCCGCTCGCTGGTCCCGGCCGAGCGGCGGATCGACATCGGCTACGACGCGATGGAACGCGACTGGCAGGGCACGATGGCGCGGATCTACGCCTTCCTCGACCTGGACATGGCTCCCGCCGTGCCCGCGATGCAGCGCTATCAGGAGCGAACGCGCAATCTCAAACGCAAGCCGCACAAGTACAGCCTCGCACAATTCGGCCTGGAAGAGGCCGAGGTCCGCAACCGGTTCACCGCTTATGCTGCCCGGTTCGGAATTCCCGATGAGGGCGCCGGCACTGCCGAGAGGGCCAGCGACTCGGACTCGCCAATCGCCAATCCAACGTTCGGGCGGACGGCCGGCACACACTAG
- a CDS encoding TonB-dependent receptor domain-containing protein, with product MSTGKQLAGLLLLSTALTFPGVAFAQGTGSAPSGNAASQPETDTPAQEPIDPASEPEQTDQPEGEVDISIPGGNVITVTGRRGPRDVTRSSAQVINVLSTEDIARTGEGDIAGALSRVTGLSNAGNGRVFVRGLGDRYSLALLNGLPLPSPEPLSRVVPLDIFPTDIIASSLVQKSYSANFPGEFGGGVINLTTQAIPDESFLEVSFGVSGDTETTFGDGLLYYGSDWDWFGFDDGTRDASLALDSYLNGTTELEELPLTDRQAIASTLARPNLILLQKTDDLRPNFSGGLTGGTSFFVGDDAELGIIFTANLSNSLRNRNVLQQLPVRQSEVTPAEDFSRFVTDNRVLANGLLGFGLKFGDQQIRWTNLYIRDVLKQASLTQGRIIVGSGNDGFDKKIQRTGWFERQLIDSQIVGEFEFDGFDLDLRGGFAQTDRESPYEYRFDYVRTNNPNDPFGDFFVNPLDNNLPGGQASVTFSDLTEKVYYGGADLTVPIADIVSVTIGGAYTDTERYSERREFQFDAPSNFPTGIGLLRPDLLIAPAIIEGSNVPGFAGPGVNSPVDFRELTEDTPAFDAGLEILAGYIKGNLSLFEGLTVDAGVRYEDATQTVSPAQIFTNQPNLGAVTNIENDYFLPSGTITYEFDNGLQVRASVSKTIARPQFRELLLQSYTDPESLRSFTGNPALQDSELTNAEVRAEYYFDQNSRISLAGFYKDIENPIEAFSQFTDNTQSTSFANAPAAQLYGAEFELQWNRDLYDLGSFFENKRALLIANYTYTQSELQVDEDDETFIFVTGVGASPRAATSLFRDGDPLVGQSDHLANIQIGMEDTEKLSQITLLFSYASERVTSRLGQNAGGLPDIIEKPGARLDLVYRQGIDIASVPLELKLEARNLTGTDSFEFVENDTGRVDVNSYQVGTSFALSLSAEF from the coding sequence ATGTCCACCGGCAAGCAGTTGGCAGGGCTGCTGTTGCTCTCCACCGCGCTCACCTTCCCGGGTGTCGCATTCGCGCAAGGCACGGGGTCGGCCCCGTCCGGCAATGCGGCGTCGCAGCCGGAGACCGACACTCCCGCTCAGGAGCCGATCGATCCGGCTTCGGAACCGGAGCAGACCGACCAGCCCGAGGGCGAGGTCGACATCTCGATCCCCGGTGGCAACGTCATCACCGTGACCGGACGACGCGGGCCGCGCGACGTGACGCGCAGTTCGGCCCAGGTCATCAACGTCCTGAGCACCGAAGACATCGCGCGCACGGGCGAAGGCGACATCGCCGGCGCGCTGAGCCGCGTGACCGGCTTGTCCAACGCAGGCAATGGCCGCGTTTTCGTTCGCGGCCTCGGAGATCGTTACTCGCTGGCGCTGCTGAACGGCTTGCCGCTTCCTTCTCCCGAGCCGCTCAGCCGCGTGGTTCCGCTCGACATTTTCCCGACCGATATCATCGCGTCCTCGCTGGTTCAGAAGTCGTACTCCGCCAACTTCCCCGGTGAATTCGGCGGCGGCGTCATCAACCTGACGACGCAGGCGATTCCGGACGAGAGCTTCCTCGAAGTGAGCTTTGGCGTCAGCGGCGATACCGAAACGACCTTCGGCGACGGCTTGCTCTATTACGGCAGTGACTGGGACTGGTTCGGTTTCGACGACGGCACGCGCGATGCCTCGCTCGCGCTCGACAGCTATCTCAATGGCACGACCGAACTTGAGGAGCTGCCCCTCACCGACCGCCAGGCCATCGCCAGCACGCTGGCGCGCCCGAACCTCATCCTTCTGCAGAAGACCGACGATCTTCGTCCGAACTTCTCGGGCGGCCTGACGGGCGGGACGAGCTTTTTCGTCGGCGATGATGCCGAGCTCGGCATCATCTTCACCGCCAACCTCAGCAACTCGCTGCGCAACCGCAACGTGCTCCAGCAGCTCCCGGTTCGCCAGTCCGAAGTGACCCCGGCGGAAGATTTCTCGCGTTTCGTCACCGACAACCGCGTGCTCGCCAACGGCCTGCTCGGGTTCGGCCTCAAGTTCGGGGATCAGCAGATCCGCTGGACCAACCTCTACATCCGTGACGTGCTGAAGCAGGCTTCGCTCACCCAGGGCCGCATCATCGTCGGTTCGGGCAATGACGGGTTCGACAAGAAGATCCAGCGCACCGGCTGGTTCGAACGCCAGCTGATCGATTCGCAGATCGTCGGCGAGTTCGAATTCGACGGGTTCGATCTCGATCTGCGCGGCGGCTTTGCCCAGACCGATCGGGAGAGCCCCTACGAATACCGCTTCGACTACGTGAGGACGAACAATCCGAACGATCCGTTCGGCGACTTCTTCGTCAACCCGCTCGACAACAACCTGCCCGGAGGCCAGGCCAGCGTCACCTTCTCCGACCTGACCGAGAAGGTCTATTATGGCGGCGCCGACCTGACCGTTCCCATTGCCGACATCGTTTCGGTCACTATCGGCGGCGCCTACACCGATACCGAGCGTTATTCGGAGCGTCGGGAGTTCCAGTTCGACGCACCGAGCAACTTCCCCACGGGTATCGGCCTGCTGCGGCCCGACCTGTTGATTGCACCTGCGATCATCGAGGGGTCGAACGTGCCTGGCTTTGCCGGTCCGGGCGTGAACTCGCCGGTCGACTTCCGCGAGCTGACCGAGGATACCCCGGCGTTCGATGCGGGGCTCGAAATTCTTGCGGGATACATCAAGGGCAATCTCTCGCTGTTCGAAGGCCTGACAGTGGATGCGGGCGTGCGCTACGAAGACGCGACCCAGACGGTCTCCCCGGCGCAGATTTTCACCAACCAGCCGAACCTCGGCGCGGTGACCAATATCGAAAACGACTATTTCCTGCCTTCGGGCACGATCACCTACGAATTCGACAATGGACTGCAAGTGCGCGCCAGTGTGTCGAAGACGATCGCGCGCCCGCAGTTCCGCGAATTGCTGCTCCAGTCCTACACCGATCCGGAAAGCCTGCGGTCCTTCACCGGCAACCCGGCTCTGCAGGACAGCGAGCTTACCAACGCGGAAGTTCGCGCCGAATACTACTTCGACCAGAACAGCCGGATTTCGCTCGCGGGCTTCTACAAGGATATCGAGAACCCGATCGAGGCCTTCTCGCAGTTCACCGACAACACCCAGTCGACCAGCTTCGCGAACGCGCCGGCCGCGCAGCTTTACGGCGCCGAATTCGAGCTGCAGTGGAATCGCGATCTGTACGATCTCGGCTCGTTTTTCGAAAACAAGCGCGCGCTCCTGATCGCGAACTACACCTACACGCAGTCCGAACTGCAGGTCGACGAGGACGATGAGACCTTCATCTTCGTGACCGGCGTGGGCGCAAGCCCGCGTGCGGCGACGAGCCTGTTCCGTGACGGCGATCCGCTGGTCGGCCAGTCGGACCATCTCGCCAATATCCAGATCGGCATGGAAGACACCGAGAAGCTGAGCCAGATCACGCTGCTGTTCTCCTACGCCAGCGAGCGTGTGACCAGCCGCCTCGGCCAGAACGCGGGCGGCCTGCCGGACATCATCGAGAAGCCGGGCGCACGCCTCGACCTCGTGTACCGCCAGGGCATCGACATCGCGAGCGTGCCGCTCGAACTGAAGCTTGAGGCGCGCAACCTGACCGGGACCGACAGTTTCGAATTTGTCGAGAACGACACGGGACGCGTCGACGTCAACAGCTACCAGGTCGGCACGAGCTTCGCGCTTTCGCTATCCGCCGAATTCTGA